In the genome of Devosia rhizoryzae, the window CCGAGCTGCGCTGCGGTGCTCTGGCGCTTGACGCCGGTGCGGTGACGCAGGGTCAGGACGATGGCACCGATCATGGCCACCAGGAGGATGGCTGCGGCGCCCTGGAACAGGAAGACGTAGCGCGTGTAGAGCACGAGGCCGAGCGCACGGGTATTGTCCATGGTTGCGTCGATCGGCAGCGACGATCCGCTGGCCGCATCGGGCGCGACGAGGAAGCTACCGGCAACCAGCAGAAGCTCGAGCAGCAGCACGATGCCGACGACGATACCGACCGGCGCATATTGCAGCATGCCGCGCCGCATGTCGGCGAAATCGACGTCGAGCATCATGACGACGAAGAGGAACAGCACCGCGACGGCGCCCACATAGACGACGATCAGGATCAGCGCCAGGAACTCGGCACCGGCCAGCATGAAGAGGCCGGCTGCATTGACGAAGGCGAGGATCAGGAACAGCACGGCATGGACGGGATTTCGCGAGGAAATCACCATGAAGGCCGAGGCGACCGTCACTGCCGAGAAGACGTAGAAGAAGAATAGTGGAAGGCTCATCCGTCTTCCCTCTTAGCGAT includes:
- a CDS encoding NADH-quinone oxidoreductase subunit J: MSLPLFFFYVFSAVTVASAFMVISSRNPVHAVLFLILAFVNAAGLFMLAGAEFLALILIVVYVGAVAVLFLFVVMMLDVDFADMRRGMLQYAPVGIVVGIVLLLELLLVAGSFLVAPDAASGSSLPIDATMDNTRALGLVLYTRYVFLFQGAAAILLVAMIGAIVLTLRHRTGVKRQSTAAQLGRMPADTLQVVKVKSGEGLQ